CCGAATATGGTGTTTTGTGGGACTGGTTGGAAGCAAGGTTGGGCTTATCTCCCAGTTACTAGGTGGCCTTCCCATCCTGAATCACTTCCTGCCTCCAAACCTGCTCTTTGGTTTCCAAGCACTCAACCCAAGCGCAGCACCAGGCAGTTACCAGATACCTCAGGCATTGCTCAACTGTAACAAGGTCCTGCTGTTTTTCTCCTCTACAGCACACCAAGCCCAGATGTTTCCACCAGAGGCCAAGCCGTTGAGGACttcttgcctctcccctgcaaCAAGGGACATGAGCTCCAGCCTACTTACAGGACTTCAGTGACAGCCTTGTGGTCCCCAACAAGAGATGAGCCTAGGAGAGCCTCAGAGGCCTAGACTTCCTTGACCGGTCATCTCTGTACCATCCCCCACCCCGTGGGACCATCTCTTTACCTCCAAGAATTTAAAGACCACCAGCAAAGTATTTACCACCTTTGAACCTATATAAAAGGAATAGCTTTTAACACCAGCTGAGACTTTTACAATGTggttaaggggctcctgggtggctcagttgatgatgCACCCgacggctcaggtcaccatcttgcagtttaggagttcgagccctgtgtagggctccgtgctgacggctgagcctggaacctgttttggattctttgtctccctctctctctgtgctgccccacccccctcactcatgctcactctctcaaaaataaacattaaaaaaaagtttttttttttttaagtatatatggaTGAGTGTCCAATGGATGGCATGAAATGGTGCTAAGGTGTGGGTTCATAGCCCTGCTCTATCTCTTACTGAATTCTGGCACACAGCCTCAAACCGAACTGGTATTAGAAACAAACACCCAATTCGGTGCAGAGACTCAACGAGTTCTCATGTGGAGTATCTGTAATGGCACTTAACAATTGCTCTCCTCGGATTGGTTTGGGGTTGTGGGGGTAAACAACAACTCCTATCACCTTATGGGACATTTAATCAACACTTCAGCTGCTGAAAAATGAGCCTTACTCGAGTCCCATCCcccagaaggaaaagacacaggaggaagacacaaaacttaatttaatagaaattttGTTTGTAGTTCTTACATTCTCAGTGTGACCCGAGCTGGAACCCACTGCCCCACCCAGAAGTGGCCCAGtcctgggagcaggggaggaagggaggtggtGGGTAGGGGTCAGAGCTCAGGCCCTAGGAGCCCTGTTCTTCCTCAGTGCTTGGGGGGGGCTGGGGATGCCACCCTCTTCTCCTGCCCCCCTCTGGGATCCAGGAAGGAGAGCAGATGGGAGTCTCGGGCCTGGGGCTTCTCCTCCACATTCCCCTGCCCCCTCAGGTTGGAGGGGAACTAAGGGatctggggagagaaggggacagaagaaggCAAAGATGTCAATCAAGAAAGAGGAGGATCAGGAATAAGGACTAAGGAGAATCAAAGACAAAacaccagtttaaaaaaaaaaaaaggggggggggggacaaaaccAAAATCCACCCCAAATCACAACCCGCCTGGAAAAAATGAAAGTTCTCCAGTCTCATAGAGACATTATTTGGCGCAGCCGGCTCTGCGGCGGGAGCGCTCAGGCCTCAGTCCAGCCCTGGAGGCGGTGGTGTGGCCCCTACAGCTCGTCCTTGGCCTGGCCAGTGGCagcatcttcctcctcctcttcctccttctcatcctcgtcctcgtcctcctcatCCTTGTCTTCCTCGTCTTCCTtgtctgcctcctcctcttccttacGCTTCttatcctcctcttcctcctttagTCTCTGTTCCTCATCTTGCTTGTCCTTCATCTGCTTTTCCGCCGCCTGTACACACACCACACCCGTACTTCAGGGCCGGGCCCCCACCCACCAGACCTGCCCACCCCCAAGCCCAGGATCAGACCCTGGTCCCACCTTCGTGACACCCCAGGTCTCGTTTCCAAACTCCTCTGCATACGCCTCGTCGTTGGTGATGAGGAAGTTGTCAAAAATGGTGCCAGACTTGACCTGGGGGGCAGGAGGATGGGTAGGCGGGTGGTCAGAGGGGACAACACTCCCACCCCCTCTGTTCCCAGGACCACTACACAAGGCccttcactttcttcatctgtaaaatgggggctcGGTCccttgttcaaatatttttccagtacCTTctaccacccaggcaccatcctAGGCACAGAATATCTGTCAGTGAATAAAACGTCAACCTggtctctctaaaattaattttcttcctttgatttttttctaaaagccacatttatttacctgtttatttatattctttcagCAAGCTCTAttcctgacatggagcttgaactcatgcccCCAAgtatcaagagtcgcatgctccaccaaccgaGCCAACCAAGCGTCGGTGAAACTAATTTTCTAATGGGGTAATCCAATTAACTTCTAGTTGTTGAGGACAGTTGAACAAGTTCCTTTGCATAAAGGGACTGAAAATGGTAGCTGGCACATAAATAAGCAAAACCTCAAAGAGAGTGCTATGAGCGCTCCATAAGACAGACCACGAAACTCTTCAGAAAAAGCACTACTTTTGGATCAGACCAGCTCGGGGTTGAATGCTACCGTCCCTTTCCTCCTGGGTGACCCTGAACCTGTGAAGTGCTCCAGGTATCCCCTCGGTCTCACCTGCCAGAGATCTAAGCCCAGGACAGCAAAGTTTTCATAGGCATAGATGTTGCTATCAGGGGAGTACTCGGGGTTGTCGATCTCTGGGTGGATCCAAGTGCCCTTGTAATCTGGGTTGTCGATCTGCCGGGGCTTCCACTCGCCCTGCAGAAGGGGAAGGTAACCAGTGGGTGAGTGGGGGTCAGCATACTCCCCACTGTGCGTCCCCCCAACCCCGCTCAGAGCCCCACCTTGTACTCAGGGTTCTGAATCACTGGTGGTTCCCACTCTCCGTCCATCTCTTCATCCCAGTCCTCTGGCTTTTTAGCATCAGGGTCAGGAATGTGCTCGGGTTTGTCCCAGTCCTGAAGGTACACAGAGAGGTCAGTCAACCCAGCTGTCCTCTACACCCTCCATGTAGGGAGAACCTGCCCAAACACCAACCTCAGGTTTGGAGTCTGTGGGGTCATCAATCTTGGCCCGCTCGTCCCAGTCTTCAGGCTTCGCAGCATCAGGATCCTTTATCTTCTTGGGAGGCAAGAAGTCCCAATCATCCTCCAAGGAGCCTGACTCCACCTGGCTGTTGTCGATCTTCACCTCATAGGTGTTATCCGGCCGCACAATCAGCGTATACAGGTGTGTGAATTCATCATCCTGAAGAGAGTGGGAGATGAgtggccccgcccaccaggcTGGCCTCTGACACTCCCCTATGCGCCTTTTGTCACCACCCCCAGTCACACCTTGCAACGAATGTCCTTGTTGATCAGCACGTTCTTGCCCTTGTAGTTGAAGATGACATGAACCTTCTTGGTGCCAGGGCCACAGATATCCGGGCCTACGTGAAGAGTTGGTCCAGTTAGAACAAGAGGATGCCCACCGTAGCAaagctccctgcccccccctcccctttacAAAGCAAGACTTGGTTCTTAAATACAGATCTGCAAAGGGTCACAACACAGGAATCAGCCTCTGACGGGCTCTAAGGGGCCGTAGGTGGCaactttcaaaaaggaaataaccaaccaaccaaccagagCTCTAGAATCTGATACAGCTAATATCAGGAAATAACTACATAAAACACCACAAATTAACAGTTTCACACCAACAAATAACAATGCAATCCTCTCGTTTCCCCTCCCAAGGCCAGCCTCAACTACATAAATACAGTCCATATCCTCAAAACTACCTGTCACCAGCTTTAAGGGTCCCTGACATTTAAGTCTCCCTGTAACTAATCAGAGGTCAGCACCAGGGCGGGGCCCCTCACCAAACATGATGTTGTATTCAGAGTCTCCGTGCATGTCCGTTTGGTCCAAGCCCTCTGGAAATAGCTTCACGTAGCCGCCCCCACAGTCGATGTTCTGCTCGTGTTTTACTGTGAAC
This DNA window, taken from Neofelis nebulosa isolate mNeoNeb1 chromosome 4, mNeoNeb1.pri, whole genome shotgun sequence, encodes the following:
- the CALR gene encoding calreticulin, which produces MLLPVPLLLGLLGLAAAEPTVYFKEQFLDGEGWTDRWIESKHKSDFGKFVLSSGKFYGDQEKDKGLQTSQDARFYALSARFEPFSNKGQTLVVQFTVKHEQNIDCGGGYVKLFPEGLDQTDMHGDSEYNIMFGPDICGPGTKKVHVIFNYKGKNVLINKDIRCKDDEFTHLYTLIVRPDNTYEVKIDNSQVESGSLEDDWDFLPPKKIKDPDAAKPEDWDERAKIDDPTDSKPEDWDKPEHIPDPDAKKPEDWDEEMDGEWEPPVIQNPEYKGEWKPRQIDNPDYKGTWIHPEIDNPEYSPDSNIYAYENFAVLGLDLWQVKSGTIFDNFLITNDEAYAEEFGNETWGVTKAAEKQMKDKQDEEQRLKEEEEDKKRKEEEEADKEDEEDKDEEDEDEDEKEEEEEEDAATGQAKDEL